ACTTCATCACCAATAATAAACGTCGGGACAGCCCTGATATCTGCTTCTTCATAAGCATGTTTTAGTGCTTCTTGGTGCACTTCCCGATACTTTCGTGACACTAAAGCTTCTCTAAAAGCATCTACAGGAAGTTCGACTTCACCCGCTAATTTTGTCAATACTTCAATATCTTCAATATTTTGTTCCTCTTGAAAAAACGCTGTAAATACTCTGTTGTGGAACTCGTTCCCTTTTCCGTGCTCCTTTGCAAAATGGCACCCTTCGAACGCCAAATGTGTATATGGATGCGGGGAGACACGGGGTAAACGCATATCCACTCCTAGTTTTTTCGCAACTGGGAGAATGTAAGAATCCCATGAATTCAACTTATCGGGTTCATTCCATGGATCAATTTTGGAATATGGACTTGGTCGCAATTCAAATGGCATCCATTCCACTTCTACATCCTTTTCCTCCACGATTTCGTCCAAAGGACCTTTACCTAAAAAACAAAATGGACATATAAAATCAGAATACGCTTTAATTTTCACTGTCATCATATATTCCCTCACTTTTCATCATTGGCTAAACTTGTAATCGAATCAGTTACAACACAGACCAAAAAAAATATTAATATAAGAACATTGCAATTAGTAACTGCACAGCCGATTATTATTCCCTGCTGTAACCATTTTAGTTACAGGTCAAAAGAAAGTCAACCATTATTTTTAAAAAACGAAAAACCATGTACTATTTTAGAAAAAAAGTTTGTAGAGAAAGCGTTACTTTCTCTACAAACTTTTTATTATTACATCTCGATTTGTTCGTTAACGGGTTCTCTCTTTTTCTTTCTCTGTTTTTTCGATTTTTTATAGTGCAGCAATTCGTATATACATGGAATGACGATAAGTGTGAGCAGTGTAGACACAGCTAGCCCGCCAATGACAACGATCGCTAAACTTTGTGAAACCAAGCTTCCTGTTTCCGCTTTTTTATATAAAAGTGGCAGCATGGCACAAATCGTTGCTACAGCCGTCATAATGATCGGACGGAACCTTGTAGCTGTCGCTTCGACGATCGCATCACGGATAATCATTTTTTCTTCGTTTTGTTTGACTCGATCCAGAAGCACAATCGCGTTTGTCACAACAATTCCAATTAACATGAGAGCACCCAGAAGTGCTGTAATATCGACTGGAATTCGACTGATAACCAATCCTAATACCGCTCCAATGGCAGCGAATGGCAAGGAAAATAGAATGGCGATCGGTGCTTTGATCGATTTGAATGTTATTACCATGATTAAAAAGACAATGCCGATTGATATTAACATCGTAAGGAACAAATCGGAAAAATCATCAGTTTGCTGAGCACTGGCTCCACCGACTAGAATATCTACATCATTCGGAATATCAAGACCTTTGTTCTCTTTATCTCCAAATATCTCAAGATTTATTTTGCTAGCAATATCGGAAAGCTTAGTCGGATCTACCGTTGCCGTCAATTGAAGATACGTTTCCCCATCTTTATGGAACTGCGTTGTTGCACTCTCTTCGCTCTTTAAAGAAGCGACCTTTGAGACTGGGGCTAGACCGCCATCTGTCATGATCGGAATACTTTTTAAATCCTCTGGTTTTTTAGGATCTAAGATTGGTTCAAGGACGACAGGTGTCTGCTTATCCTGTAAAGTTATATTTCCGATAGGCGTTTTATTAAGCATGATACCTAATTGCTGACCAATTTGTTCTGTATTGCCTTTAGCCGGATCTACCTTGAATGAATATATGGTTTTCTTTTCGTCTTGGTTCGTTGTTACTTCTTCAATTCCTTTAATATCCTTTATACTTTCTTTGACCTTATTGGCCGTCAGTTCCAAATCTTCAACATTACTGCCGATCACGTCTATCGTAATGTTCGTCTTTGATGCCCCCATCATAAATGAAGAGGCTGTAGCCGTAAGCTTCGCATCAGGATAGTTTTCTTGTTCCTTTTCCATTGTTTTCAGGATCGTATCTACATTTGCTTTATCCTTTACCAGGATGCCGAAAATTGCTTCTGTAGGTGATGTGACTTCGCCATATTGTGCTGATTCGGCAGAGTTGCCTAATTGCATGAAAATATTATCCACTTCACTCATACCCTGCATCGTTTCTTCGAGTTCAATCGCTTTTTCCTTCACTTTTTCATAGGGCTGATCATTTGGATAAGTTAATGTCACGGAGACATAGTCTGCTGAAGAATTATCAATCGCCCCTTTTGGCATGGCAAAATATGTACCAATGGAACCGACAAACAACAGCATAGCAACAATCAAGACAACCCATTTATGGTTTAGTGACCAAGTAACGAGCTTGGTAAAACGCTTGGCCGGGCGATGTTTTGGCAGCTCCGTCCTTTTCAGCAATCCTGCACTCATTAACGGAACGACCGTTAATGCCACGATTAAAGAAGCCAGCAAAGAATACGTGACAGTCAAAGCGAAAGGAAGAAGAAACTCTTGAAGCCCTCCATTCAATAAAGCAACCGGCAAGAAAACAGCTACAGTCGTAAGGGTTGAAGCTGTTATCGCCACTCCCACTTCTTTAGTTGCATCCATGACCAATTCAATTGAAATCTTCTCCTGCTGCATTTTCCGGAAAATATTCTCAATAACAACAATACTATCGTCCACCAAGCGCCCGATCGCTACAGCGACACCGCCCAGCGTCAAAATATTCAGCGTCACTCCCGACAATGACAGCAAAAATAACGTAAAGCCAAGAGATAACGGTATGGATACGATTGTAATGAATGTAGATCGTACATTCCGTAAAAAGACCATGATTA
The DNA window shown above is from Peribacillus sp. FSL P2-0133 and carries:
- a CDS encoding DsbA family oxidoreductase; amino-acid sequence: MTVKIKAYSDFICPFCFLGKGPLDEIVEEKDVEVEWMPFELRPSPYSKIDPWNEPDKLNSWDSYILPVAKKLGVDMRLPRVSPHPYTHLAFEGCHFAKEHGKGNEFHNRVFTAFFQEEQNIEDIEVLTKLAGEVELPVDAFREALVSRKYREVHQEALKHAYEEADIRAVPTFIIGDEVIQGLASKERLAQVIEKEEAKNKQNEFDGLQCDGKGNC
- a CDS encoding efflux RND transporter permease subunit, whose protein sequence is MEFFTKWAFKNKAAVSLVTIFILLIGVVSYFKLPMEFLPSADNPQVTIITMGQGTDSKTMEAQVTDPIERAVTGVKGKSSIYSTTGDGFSKVDLFFEAGSDMKQAKLDVQEALGNVALPQSMAKPTVTQLNTSMIPISFVAVTFKDGLTAENIDFTKKELEPLYKDIKGVSDVQTFGVSQSVLSVKVDNEELAKKKVSIQDVMSVLNGQNAALAVGEKVIDGKASNIKVIGDLTSIEKLKALKVTPNVTLGEIAKVEEAKDGNLISRFNGKESIDLSIIKDSQSNAVTISKEVEKVAKEINEKYSDQKSTIYLSTADMVETSVQTMVKEVLLGALFATIVIMVFLRNVRSTFITIVSIPLSLGFTLFLLSLSGVTLNILTLGGVAVAIGRLVDDSIVVIENIFRKMQQEKISIELVMDATKEVGVAITASTLTTVAVFLPVALLNGGLQEFLLPFALTVTYSLLASLIVALTVVPLMSAGLLKRTELPKHRPAKRFTKLVTWSLNHKWVVLIVAMLLFVGSIGTYFAMPKGAIDNSSADYVSVTLTYPNDQPYEKVKEKAIELEETMQGMSEVDNIFMQLGNSAESAQYGEVTSPTEAIFGILVKDKANVDTILKTMEKEQENYPDAKLTATASSFMMGASKTNITIDVIGSNVEDLELTANKVKESIKDIKGIEEVTTNQDEKKTIYSFKVDPAKGNTEQIGQQLGIMLNKTPIGNITLQDKQTPVVLEPILDPKKPEDLKSIPIMTDGGLAPVSKVASLKSEESATTQFHKDGETYLQLTATVDPTKLSDIASKINLEIFGDKENKGLDIPNDVDILVGGASAQQTDDFSDLFLTMLISIGIVFLIMVITFKSIKAPIAILFSLPFAAIGAVLGLVISRIPVDITALLGALMLIGIVVTNAIVLLDRVKQNEEKMIIRDAIVEATATRFRPIIMTAVATICAMLPLLYKKAETGSLVSQSLAIVVIGGLAVSTLLTLIVIPCIYELLHYKKSKKQRKKKREPVNEQIEM